One segment of Ureibacillus thermophilus DNA contains the following:
- a CDS encoding tetratricopeptide repeat protein, which yields MADKQEKFERLILQFQHLLSIEQIMEARNIYRLAHEKNVEAMVELASLYKFMEEYSMAVYWLQKASKSGNSEALYQLANCYYEGLGVEEDVKTALQLYKKAAKKGHADAQNNLADMYLNGEGTSVNYKEALKWFKEAAKQNVVEAMFTLGIMHEQGIEIKKDEKKALQYYLQSAEGGYPDAQYRMGSIYLEGLLGVEKNTSRAIEWFEKAAQFHHIDAIYNLGFLYEHGIGVKRNGKKALYYYKRASLLGDYQAKLNIANIYEKGIDVEADKKAAARWRELARQQMENDYDR from the coding sequence GTGGCAGATAAGCAAGAAAAATTCGAAAGATTAATACTGCAATTTCAACATTTACTTTCAATTGAGCAAATCATGGAAGCAAGGAATATTTACCGTCTTGCCCATGAAAAGAATGTGGAAGCGATGGTTGAATTAGCTTCACTGTATAAGTTCATGGAGGAATATTCCATGGCTGTTTATTGGCTGCAAAAAGCAAGTAAATCTGGGAACAGCGAGGCTCTTTACCAGCTTGCTAATTGTTATTATGAAGGGCTTGGAGTAGAAGAAGATGTGAAAACGGCTTTACAATTATATAAGAAAGCAGCGAAAAAGGGCCATGCCGATGCTCAAAACAACTTAGCCGATATGTATTTAAATGGCGAAGGAACCTCTGTTAATTATAAAGAAGCATTGAAGTGGTTTAAAGAAGCGGCAAAACAAAATGTTGTTGAAGCGATGTTTACACTGGGAATCATGCATGAACAAGGCATCGAAATCAAAAAAGATGAAAAAAAGGCCCTCCAATATTATTTGCAGTCGGCAGAAGGCGGTTATCCTGACGCCCAGTATAGGATGGGCTCCATTTATTTAGAGGGGCTGTTGGGAGTGGAGAAAAACACCTCTCGCGCTATTGAATGGTTTGAAAAAGCAGCACAATTTCACCATATCGATGCCATTTATAATTTAGGATTTTTATATGAACATGGCATCGGCGTCAAGAGAAATGGAAAAAAAGCTCTTTATTATTACAAGAGAGCCTCATTGCTTGGAGATTATCAGGCAAAATTAAATATCGCCAACATTTATGAAAAGGGCATTGATGTTGAGGCCGATAAAAAAGCTGCAGCCCGCTGGAGAGAATTAGCAAGACAACAAATGGAAAATGATTATGACCGATAG
- a CDS encoding fatty acid desaturase family protein encodes MSMTNAEKTKKLRKDVAPFAKSETKKSVIQMINTIIPLLIFWGMGYTFASTNPWISVFCAVIASGFVVRTFIIFHDCTHGSFFKSKKANDWVGNLTGILTSFPYAKWRREHLIHHATSGNLDKRGIGDIDMLTTDEYLALSKTKRFFYRLYRNPFVMFGLGPLYLVLVLNRFNRKDAKKKERFNTYFTNIVVALIITALIIAFGWKAVLLVHGVTMFIAGALGIWLFYIQHTYEDSYFEYDPEWDYVKAAVEGSSFYKLPKMLQWITGNIGYHHVHHLAPRVPNYYLEAAHNSVPPLQKATTITIKTSLESVRYKLYDPEKKKFVTFKEVEKFYVGKVVES; translated from the coding sequence ATGTCAATGACAAATGCTGAAAAGACGAAAAAGCTGCGAAAAGATGTTGCACCTTTTGCTAAATCGGAAACGAAAAAAAGTGTGATTCAAATGATTAACACCATAATCCCGCTTCTTATTTTTTGGGGAATGGGATATACTTTCGCAAGTACGAATCCATGGATCAGCGTGTTTTGCGCGGTGATTGCTTCCGGTTTTGTCGTGCGCACATTTATTATTTTTCATGATTGTACCCACGGATCCTTCTTCAAAAGCAAAAAGGCAAACGACTGGGTAGGAAATCTTACAGGGATTCTGACATCCTTCCCTTATGCAAAATGGAGAAGGGAACATTTAATTCACCATGCCACAAGCGGGAATTTGGATAAACGCGGCATCGGTGACATCGATATGTTAACAACGGATGAATACTTAGCCCTTTCTAAAACAAAAAGATTTTTCTATCGTTTATACCGCAATCCTTTCGTAATGTTCGGGTTGGGGCCGTTGTATTTAGTTCTCGTTTTAAATCGTTTTAACCGAAAAGATGCGAAGAAAAAAGAACGTTTCAACACGTATTTTACAAATATAGTGGTTGCTTTAATTATTACTGCTTTAATCATTGCTTTTGGCTGGAAAGCGGTACTCCTTGTTCATGGGGTGACGATGTTTATTGCAGGAGCCCTTGGTATTTGGTTGTTTTATATCCAACATACGTATGAAGATTCTTATTTCGAATATGACCCGGAATGGGATTATGTAAAAGCAGCGGTGGAAGGAAGCTCTTTTTACAAGCTGCCAAAGATGTTGCAATGGATTACAGGGAATATTGGATACCATCATGTGCATCATTTAGCGCCGAGAGTTCCTAACTATTATTTGGAAGCTGCTCACAATTCTGTGCCGCCGCTTCAAAAAGCAACTACGATTACGATTAAAACAAGTCTTGAGTCGGTGCGTTACAAATTGTACGATCCGGAGAAGAAAAAGTTTGTCACATTTAAAGAAGTAGAAAAATTTTATGTTGGAAAAGTAGTGGAGTCCTGA
- a CDS encoding GNAT family N-acetyltransferase: MIRPMMLEDLQSVMEIYNDAILHTTALYRTHPQTLEERENWFHEHKKNNEPMFVYEEDGEVAGFASFNRFYPNEGYKYSMEHSVYVAPKHQGKGIGKKLLQTLIEEAKKREVRTLIAVIDSENTASIKLHEQFGFQFAGRLKNVGYKFGKWLDIVYYQLHFY; this comes from the coding sequence ATGATTCGCCCAATGATGTTGGAAGATCTCCAAAGTGTTATGGAAATCTATAATGATGCCATTTTGCATACCACAGCTCTCTATCGTACCCATCCGCAAACTTTGGAAGAAAGAGAGAATTGGTTTCACGAACACAAGAAAAACAATGAGCCAATGTTCGTTTATGAAGAGGATGGAGAAGTAGCGGGATTTGCCTCTTTTAATAGATTTTATCCGAATGAAGGCTACAAATATTCCATGGAGCATTCGGTCTACGTTGCGCCCAAACATCAAGGAAAAGGCATTGGCAAAAAATTATTGCAAACATTAATAGAAGAAGCAAAAAAGCGGGAAGTGCGAACGCTCATTGCAGTCATTGATTCGGAGAATACAGCGAGCATCAAGCTGCATGAACAGTTTGGTTTTCAATTTGCTGGCCGTTTAAAAAATGTCGGTTATAAATTTGGCAAATGGCTGGACATTGTATATTATCAGCTCCATTTTTATTGA
- a CDS encoding sensor histidine kinase, translating to MKSWYMIFPKSKWISIYIWVIFCILPFYFLVRTLSPIQIFVGVVLILLYFLSYYFSYHSKNGLVYMWVSFGMALNILMTLFYGYVYLSIFTSFFIGNIKNTVGFYIMYGLHIGFTIVSIAVGYFIELESFLNQTPFIIITVVGVVILPIAIYSRNKQENLEGELESAKERIAELIIHEERQRIARDLHDTLGQKLSMIGLKSDLASRLVEKNPKAAIQEIQEIRHTARIALKEVRELVSNMKAVKLSEECIRVEQLLKAAGISYQLIGNIHQLKIPVLVENVLSMCLKEAVTNIVKHSGAKHCIIEIQQNQNEVMLMIQDDGKGINENSGIEGNGLKGMRERLEFINGTLTIEKNPGVKLTITIPLTITHQGGNVI from the coding sequence ATGAAGAGCTGGTACATGATTTTTCCGAAAAGTAAATGGATCAGCATTTATATATGGGTTATCTTTTGTATTCTTCCCTTTTACTTTTTGGTGCGGACATTATCGCCCATTCAAATATTTGTCGGGGTTGTTCTCATTTTGCTTTATTTTTTATCTTATTATTTTTCTTACCATTCCAAAAACGGGCTTGTCTATATGTGGGTCAGTTTTGGAATGGCATTGAACATCTTGATGACATTGTTTTATGGGTATGTGTATTTATCGATTTTTACATCTTTTTTCATTGGAAATATAAAAAACACGGTCGGCTTTTACATCATGTACGGCTTGCATATTGGCTTTACCATTGTCTCTATTGCGGTTGGGTATTTCATCGAATTAGAGTCCTTTTTGAACCAGACGCCATTTATTATCATTACAGTTGTAGGAGTCGTGATTTTGCCTATTGCCATCTACAGCCGAAATAAGCAGGAAAATTTGGAAGGCGAATTGGAAAGCGCAAAAGAACGCATTGCAGAACTCATCATCCACGAAGAACGCCAGCGGATTGCCAGAGATTTGCATGATACCCTTGGGCAGAAGCTCTCTATGATTGGGTTGAAAAGCGATTTGGCAAGCCGTCTTGTAGAAAAAAATCCGAAAGCAGCGATACAGGAAATACAAGAAATTCGTCATACAGCTCGAATCGCCTTAAAAGAAGTGCGGGAACTTGTTTCAAATATGAAAGCGGTGAAATTGAGCGAAGAATGCATACGGGTGGAGCAACTACTAAAAGCAGCTGGCATCTCCTATCAATTGATTGGGAACATTCATCAGTTAAAAATTCCTGTATTAGTGGAAAATGTGTTGAGTATGTGTCTGAAGGAAGCCGTTACAAATATCGTAAAACATAGCGGCGCGAAACATTGCATCATTGAAATTCAGCAAAATCAAAATGAAGTGATGCTGATGATACAAGATGACGGAAAAGGAATCAATGAAAATTCGGGGATTGAAGGAAATGGATTAAAAGGAATGCGGGAACGATTGGAATTCATTAACGGAACATTAACGATTGAAAAAAATCCTGGAGTGAAATTAACGATTACGATTCCGCTGACCATTACCCACCAGGGAGGAAATGTTATATGA
- the metH gene encoding methionine synthase — protein sequence MANHPIEEQLQKRILIIDGAMGTMLQQENLTAEDFGGEEYEGCNEHLVLTRPDVISKIHRAYLEAGADIISTDTFGGTPLVLDEYGLGHKAYEINKKAVELAKAEADKYSTSDWPRFVAGSMGPTTKTLSVTGGVTFDELVENFYIQAKALINGGADLLLLETSQDMLNVKAATLGIKRAFEETGKELPVMVSATIEPMGTTLAGQSIEAFYISIEHIHPISIGLNCATGPEFMTDHIRSLSELATSYISCYPNAGLPDEEGHYHETPESLSTKLRGFAEKGWLNIVGGCCGTTPAHIKAIREAVKDYKPRPKKEKSHGHAVSGIEPLIYDDSMRPLFIGERTNVIGSRKFKQLIIEGKYEEAAEIARAQVKNGAHVIDICLANPDRDELEDMRKFMKEVVKKVKVPLVIDSTDERVIEEALKYSQGKAIINSINLEDGEERFDKVLPIVKKYGASVVVGTIDEEGMAVTRERKLAIAERSYKILTEKWGLAPEDIIFDPLVFPVGTGDEQYIGAAEETIEGIRLIKEKFPRALTVLGISNVSFGLPPVGREVLNAVFLYHCTQAGLDYAIVNTEKLERYASLPEEEIQLANDLIFNTNDETLAKFTAFYRDKKKEEKKIELPATVEERLKYYIVEGTKEGLIEDLEEARKIFDTPLDIINGPLMDGMAEVGRLFNDNQLIVAEVLQSAGVMKAAVAHLEQYMEKVEDSAGKGKVILATVKGDVHDIGKNLVDIILSNNGYQVIDLGIKVTPAELIEAIRKEKPDIVGLSGLLVKSAQQMVLTAQDFKAAGIDVPILVGGAALTKRFTETKIAAEYDGPVIYAKDAMQGLEHANRLMDPNEREAFLQEIRESREKRLEADAKRANQPKKEVPKKQARTVEDAPVFIPKDLKVHIKKNYSVQHLQPYINMRTLLGHHLGLKGNVEKLLAEKDERAMELYNLVLEILNSGVLKPSGIYQFFPAQSDGDDVVIYCPEDNKTEIERFHFPRQQDEPYLCLADFLKPVDSGKMDYVALMVVTAGHGAKEKADQLKEEGKFLESHALLSTALELAEGFAERLHQEIRDDWGFPDPTDFTMKERFAAKYQGQRFSFGYPACPNLEDQEKLFKLLKPEQIGVYLTEGYMMEPEASVSAIVFAHPSARYFNV from the coding sequence ATGGCTAACCATCCAATCGAAGAACAGTTGCAAAAACGAATTTTAATTATCGACGGGGCAATGGGAACAATGCTCCAGCAGGAAAATTTAACAGCTGAAGATTTTGGTGGGGAAGAATATGAGGGATGCAATGAACATCTTGTTTTAACAAGACCGGATGTGATTTCCAAAATTCACAGAGCCTATTTGGAAGCGGGCGCGGATATTATTTCGACCGATACCTTTGGTGGAACTCCCCTTGTATTAGATGAATATGGATTGGGCCATAAAGCTTATGAAATCAACAAAAAAGCTGTAGAACTGGCAAAGGCGGAAGCGGATAAATATTCAACGAGCGATTGGCCTCGATTTGTGGCAGGTTCGATGGGGCCGACAACAAAAACATTGTCTGTTACAGGCGGTGTGACATTTGATGAGCTTGTAGAAAACTTTTATATTCAAGCAAAAGCCTTAATTAACGGAGGCGCCGATTTGCTGTTGCTTGAAACAAGCCAAGATATGTTAAATGTAAAAGCGGCAACTCTTGGCATAAAACGGGCTTTTGAAGAAACAGGAAAAGAGCTTCCTGTCATGGTTTCTGCAACAATCGAGCCGATGGGAACAACACTGGCTGGCCAATCCATTGAAGCTTTCTACATTTCTATTGAACATATTCATCCGATTTCCATTGGGTTAAACTGTGCAACCGGCCCAGAATTTATGACGGACCATATCCGATCGCTGTCAGAATTGGCTACTAGCTACATTAGCTGTTATCCGAATGCCGGTTTGCCGGATGAAGAAGGCCACTATCATGAAACGCCGGAATCCTTGTCAACGAAATTGCGAGGATTTGCTGAAAAAGGCTGGTTAAATATTGTGGGAGGATGCTGCGGAACAACTCCTGCCCACATTAAGGCCATTCGGGAGGCGGTAAAAGATTACAAACCGCGTCCGAAAAAAGAAAAATCCCATGGTCATGCTGTGTCCGGCATAGAACCGCTTATTTACGATGACTCCATGCGTCCATTATTTATCGGGGAAAGAACAAACGTTATTGGTTCCCGCAAATTTAAGCAGCTCATTATTGAAGGAAAATATGAGGAAGCTGCTGAAATTGCACGGGCGCAAGTGAAAAATGGCGCTCATGTCATTGATATATGTTTAGCTAATCCTGACCGCGACGAGCTTGAGGATATGCGCAAGTTTATGAAAGAAGTTGTAAAGAAAGTCAAAGTTCCTTTAGTCATTGACTCAACGGATGAACGGGTCATTGAAGAAGCGTTGAAATATTCCCAAGGAAAGGCCATCATTAACTCCATCAACTTGGAAGATGGAGAAGAACGGTTCGATAAAGTATTGCCGATTGTAAAAAAATACGGGGCTTCCGTCGTGGTCGGCACAATTGACGAAGAAGGAATGGCCGTTACGCGCGAAAGAAAATTGGCCATTGCTGAACGCTCTTACAAAATCTTGACTGAGAAATGGGGACTTGCGCCGGAAGATATCATCTTTGACCCGCTTGTATTCCCTGTAGGCACGGGAGATGAGCAATACATTGGTGCGGCGGAGGAAACAATTGAAGGAATCCGTTTAATTAAGGAGAAATTCCCAAGAGCCTTAACGGTGCTTGGCATCAGCAATGTTTCCTTTGGTCTCCCACCTGTGGGACGGGAAGTATTGAATGCAGTATTTTTATATCACTGCACGCAAGCGGGCCTAGATTATGCCATCGTAAATACGGAAAAATTAGAGCGTTATGCATCCTTGCCAGAAGAAGAAATTCAGCTGGCGAATGATTTGATTTTCAATACAAACGATGAAACATTGGCGAAATTTACAGCCTTTTACCGCGATAAAAAGAAAGAAGAGAAAAAGATTGAGCTTCCTGCGACGGTGGAAGAGCGCCTGAAATACTACATCGTGGAAGGAACAAAAGAAGGCTTAATTGAAGATTTGGAAGAAGCAAGAAAAATATTTGATACGCCTCTAGATATCATTAATGGTCCATTGATGGACGGCATGGCGGAAGTAGGGCGCTTATTCAACGATAATCAGTTAATTGTGGCGGAAGTGTTGCAAAGCGCCGGCGTGATGAAAGCGGCTGTTGCCCACCTAGAACAATATATGGAAAAAGTAGAGGACAGTGCTGGAAAAGGAAAAGTCATTTTGGCAACGGTAAAAGGCGACGTTCACGATATTGGTAAAAACTTAGTGGATATTATTTTAAGCAACAACGGCTATCAAGTGATTGACTTAGGAATAAAAGTAACCCCGGCGGAATTGATTGAAGCCATCCGCAAAGAAAAACCGGACATTGTCGGCTTATCTGGACTATTGGTGAAGTCGGCGCAGCAAATGGTATTGACGGCGCAAGACTTTAAAGCAGCAGGCATTGATGTACCGATTCTTGTTGGGGGAGCCGCTCTGACGAAACGCTTTACTGAAACAAAAATTGCGGCTGAATACGATGGACCGGTCATTTATGCAAAAGATGCAATGCAAGGGTTAGAACACGCCAATCGTTTAATGGATCCGAATGAACGGGAAGCCTTCTTGCAAGAAATTCGGGAATCTCGCGAAAAACGCTTGGAAGCAGATGCAAAACGGGCAAATCAGCCGAAAAAAGAGGTGCCGAAAAAACAAGCCCGCACAGTGGAAGATGCGCCAGTATTCATACCGAAAGATTTAAAAGTACACATAAAGAAAAATTATTCCGTTCAACATTTGCAGCCTTACATCAATATGCGCACATTGCTCGGCCACCATTTAGGTTTGAAAGGCAATGTAGAGAAATTGCTAGCGGAGAAAGACGAGCGAGCGATGGAATTATACAATTTAGTGTTAGAAATATTGAATTCTGGCGTGCTAAAACCTTCAGGAATATATCAATTCTTCCCTGCTCAAAGCGATGGGGACGATGTGGTAATCTATTGTCCAGAGGATAATAAAACAGAAATTGAACGATTCCATTTCCCACGCCAGCAAGATGAACCGTATCTATGTCTTGCGGATTTCTTAAAACCTGTGGATAGCGGAAAGATGGATTATGTGGCGCTGATGGTGGTCACTGCTGGACATGGTGCAAAAGAAAAGGCTGATCAATTAAAAGAAGAAGGAAAATTTTTAGAAAGCCATGCTCTTCTATCAACAGCTTTAGAGCTTGCGGAAGGATTTGCAGAACGTTTGCATCAGGAAATCCGAGATGATTGGGGATTCCCAGATCCAACCGACTTTACGATGAAAGAACGCTTTGCCGCAAAATATCAAGGCCAACGTTTCTCCTTTGGCTATCCGGCTTGTCCAAACTTGGAGGACCAAGAAAAACTGTTTAAATTATTGAAGCCGGAGCAAATCGGCGTTTATTTGACAGAAGGCTATATGATGGAGCCGGAAGCAAGCGTATCCGCCATCGTATTTGCCCACCCAAGCGCAAGATATTTTAATGTTTAA
- a CDS encoding bifunctional homocysteine S-methyltransferase/methylenetetrahydrofolate reductase yields MGLLEALKNSVLVADGAMGTLLYSYGLESCHEEMNIERPEIIEKIHSEYIQAGADVIQTNTYGANKIKLTRYGLESKVVEINKGAIEVARRAAAGKDVFILGSIGGIRGVRKVDYTLDEILEAVREQAEVLIAGRLDGLLLETYYDFEELTETLKMVRAMTDMPIIAQVSMQEPGVLLNGLKLNEALKQLEQLGANIVGVNCRLGPYHTIQAFEEVEIPEKAYLSAYPNASLLDIEDGRVVYESEVDYFARAAVELCNEGVRLIGGCCGTTPKHIEAVKKKLAHFRPIEKKVAKPVREAIIQEAEPHSFEPLHEKAKRERSVIVELDTPKHLEIEQFVEGAKALYEAGADLIMMADNSLASPRVSNLAMGAILKLQYGIRTMPHITCRDRNLIGLQSHLMGLNALGLHDVLAVTGDPTKVGDFPGATSVYDVSSMELISLIKQLNEGISFSGKSLKKKANFSVAAAFNPNVRVIDRAVSRLEKKIEHGADYFISQPIYSKEKIVEVYEVTKHLETPIYIGIMPLTSFKNAEFLHHEVPGIKLSDDVLERMKQVSGNKEEETKVGLEIAKELLDTATQYFNGIYLITPFMRYELTIQLLQYIQQLDEQNKGVKANG; encoded by the coding sequence ATGGGACTATTAGAGGCTTTAAAAAATAGCGTGTTAGTTGCGGATGGAGCAATGGGGACGCTTTTATATTCGTATGGTCTGGAATCTTGCCATGAAGAAATGAATATAGAAAGGCCAGAAATTATCGAAAAAATTCATAGCGAATACATACAAGCCGGCGCAGATGTCATCCAAACGAACACATATGGCGCAAATAAAATTAAGCTTACCCGATACGGACTAGAGTCCAAAGTGGTGGAAATCAATAAAGGGGCCATTGAAGTGGCAAGACGTGCAGCAGCAGGAAAAGACGTCTTTATTTTAGGCTCCATTGGCGGAATTCGCGGGGTTCGTAAAGTGGATTACACTTTGGATGAAATTTTGGAAGCTGTAAGGGAACAGGCAGAAGTGTTGATTGCAGGCCGGTTAGATGGGTTATTGCTCGAAACTTACTATGATTTTGAAGAGCTTACGGAAACGTTGAAAATGGTAAGAGCAATGACCGATATGCCGATTATTGCCCAAGTTTCCATGCAAGAGCCGGGCGTTTTGCTTAATGGCCTGAAATTAAATGAAGCGTTAAAACAGCTTGAACAATTAGGTGCAAATATAGTCGGTGTGAACTGTCGCCTTGGTCCTTACCATACGATTCAAGCCTTTGAAGAGGTGGAAATTCCTGAGAAAGCTTATTTATCCGCCTATCCGAACGCTTCGTTATTGGATATTGAAGATGGCCGCGTTGTTTACGAATCAGAAGTGGATTATTTTGCCCGTGCTGCAGTGGAACTTTGCAATGAGGGAGTAAGACTTATTGGAGGATGCTGCGGCACAACGCCAAAACATATTGAAGCTGTGAAAAAGAAATTAGCTCATTTCCGGCCGATTGAAAAGAAAGTGGCAAAACCTGTAAGGGAAGCAATTATTCAAGAGGCGGAACCGCATAGCTTCGAGCCTCTTCATGAAAAAGCTAAAAGAGAACGCTCGGTGATTGTGGAATTAGATACGCCAAAACATTTAGAAATTGAGCAATTTGTGGAAGGTGCTAAGGCTTTGTATGAAGCTGGGGCGGACCTTATCATGATGGCGGACAATTCTTTAGCCTCCCCAAGAGTCAGCAACTTGGCTATGGGTGCCATTTTAAAACTGCAATACGGCATTCGCACAATGCCTCACATAACTTGCCGTGACCGGAATTTGATTGGGCTTCAATCTCATTTGATGGGGTTAAATGCCCTCGGATTACATGATGTTCTAGCGGTTACCGGCGACCCTACAAAAGTGGGGGATTTTCCTGGGGCGACGAGCGTCTATGATGTTTCTTCAATGGAATTAATCTCTCTCATTAAACAATTAAACGAAGGGATTTCTTTCTCCGGAAAATCTCTTAAAAAGAAAGCGAATTTCTCCGTGGCGGCTGCTTTTAATCCGAATGTACGCGTTATCGATCGCGCGGTAAGCCGCCTGGAGAAAAAAATTGAACATGGTGCGGATTATTTCATTTCACAGCCAATTTATTCGAAAGAAAAAATTGTGGAAGTCTATGAGGTGACAAAGCATTTAGAAACGCCGATTTATATTGGCATTATGCCGCTCACAAGTTTTAAAAATGCGGAGTTTTTGCACCATGAAGTACCGGGAATTAAACTCTCCGATGATGTGTTAGAGAGAATGAAACAGGTGAGCGGCAATAAAGAAGAAGAAACAAAAGTAGGTCTTGAAATTGCAAAAGAGTTGTTAGATACAGCAACCCAATACTTTAACGGCATTTACTTGATTACACCGTTTATGCGATATGAACTGACAATACAACTATTGCAATATATCCAACAACTTGATGAGCAAAACAAAGGAGTTAAAGCAAATGGCTAA
- the hemG gene encoding protoporphyrinogen oxidase has translation MKTVTVIGGGITGLCTMFYLQKQLKERNLSAHLVLLEKNPYLGGKMHTVRENGFIMETGADSIVARYPSVQKLIQELDFESEVVYNETGISYIHTNHELHAIPKESVFGIPMTVESLKASTLISEEGKQRVLKDGEIPNTKFTKESSIGEFLEYFLGKEIVEKQIAPVLAGVYSGDIYKLSIASTLPYLVDYKNEYGSLMKGLQANREKFEREANKKFLSFKNGLSQLIDRLEELLDTVEIRKNTETIRVEKKNDLYEITLANGEKLEADVVVLALPNQVVKNLLKDEELDPYFNQFKNASAITMYLGFDLPDSILPQDGTGFIVSHNSDLVCNASTWTSRKWKHTSKDGNLLVRLFYKENNPRYHELKVMSDEELTKVALNDIKLSLNIEEQPNMVKITKWIDAMPKYDLAHHEALQEVLSKLKERYPNLLIAGCSYFGVGIGACIDNGKETAENIFELISQ, from the coding sequence ATGAAAACGGTAACAGTAATTGGTGGAGGAATTACAGGACTTTGCACGATGTTTTACTTGCAAAAACAGCTGAAAGAGCGCAATCTTTCTGCCCATTTAGTACTGCTTGAAAAAAATCCTTACCTTGGCGGAAAAATGCATACTGTGCGGGAAAATGGATTTATCATGGAAACGGGGGCAGATTCCATTGTCGCCCGTTATCCAAGCGTCCAAAAATTAATTCAAGAGCTTGATTTTGAATCGGAAGTCGTTTATAACGAAACGGGAATTTCTTATATTCATACAAATCATGAACTGCATGCCATCCCGAAAGAATCAGTCTTTGGCATTCCTATGACGGTGGAATCGTTAAAAGCAAGCACCCTCATTTCTGAAGAAGGAAAGCAGCGAGTGTTGAAAGATGGAGAAATTCCAAATACGAAATTTACGAAAGAAAGCTCCATCGGGGAATTTTTAGAGTACTTTTTAGGGAAAGAAATCGTGGAAAAACAAATTGCCCCAGTGCTTGCCGGCGTGTATTCCGGCGATATTTACAAATTATCCATTGCCTCCACTCTTCCATATTTAGTGGATTATAAAAATGAATACGGCAGCTTGATGAAAGGTTTACAAGCGAATCGCGAGAAGTTTGAACGGGAAGCCAACAAAAAATTCCTTTCTTTTAAAAACGGGTTATCCCAGTTGATTGACCGTTTGGAAGAACTGCTTGATACAGTGGAAATTCGCAAAAATACTGAAACAATTCGGGTTGAGAAGAAAAATGATCTTTATGAAATCACATTAGCAAATGGCGAAAAGCTTGAAGCGGATGTTGTGGTGTTGGCATTACCAAACCAAGTCGTAAAGAACTTATTAAAGGATGAAGAATTAGACCCTTATTTCAACCAATTTAAAAATGCTTCTGCTATTACGATGTATTTAGGCTTCGATTTGCCGGATTCCATTTTGCCGCAAGATGGTACGGGATTTATTGTTTCCCATAACAGCGATTTAGTGTGCAATGCCTCCACTTGGACAAGCCGCAAATGGAAACATACATCCAAAGATGGAAATTTATTAGTACGCTTGTTTTATAAAGAAAACAATCCCCGCTATCATGAATTAAAAGTCATGAGCGATGAAGAACTGACAAAGGTAGCCCTAAACGATATTAAACTCAGCTTAAATATTGAAGAACAGCCGAACATGGTAAAAATTACAAAATGGATCGATGCGATGCCAAAATACGATTTAGCCCATCACGAAGCCTTGCAGGAAGTGCTCTCAAAATTAAAAGAACGTTATCCGAATTTGCTCATTGCCGGCTGCTCTTATTTTGGAGTAGGCATTGGTGCTTGTATTGACAACGGAAAAGAAACAGCAGAGAATATTTTTGAGCTTATTTCGCAGTAA